In Oryzias melastigma strain HK-1 linkage group LG10, ASM292280v2, whole genome shotgun sequence, a single window of DNA contains:
- the LOC112153278 gene encoding gastrula zinc finger protein XlCGF8.2DB-like gives MSEGQCDSDVRKKFKIKTLIKKHKESPTEKTRSAAGSGKRTRITHNMSVHMRTESDETPYVCEECGKRFGSKCRFRVHMRIHKGEKPFPCKECNKSFSQGCDLKRHMRIHTGEKPYLCKECDTSFNQITHLKTHMRTHTGEKPFLCKECNKSFSQGCDLKRHMRIHTGDKPFLCKQCDTRFNRMSTLKDHMRTHTGEKPFPCKQCDTRFNRISTLKDHMRTHTGEKPFPCKECDKSFSQQCDLKRHMTIHTGEKPYLCKECDTSFNQMSHLKTHMRTHTREAFTCK, from the coding sequence ATGTCAGAAggtcagtgtgactctgatgttagaaaaaagttcaagataaaaactttgattaagaaacacaaagaatCCCCAACAGAAAAGACACGTTCCGCTGCAGGATCTGGTAAAAGAACAAGAATTACTCACAATATGTCTGTACACATGAGAACTGAATCTGATGAAACCCCTTATGTTTGTGAGGAATGTGGTAAAAGATTTGGTTCTAAGTGTAGGTTCAGAGTTCACATGAGAATCCACAAAGGAGAGAAGCCCTTTCCCTGTAAAGaatgtaataaaagtttcagtcaAGGGTGtgatctcaaaagacacatgagaatcCATACGGGAGAGAAGCCTTATTTGTGCAAAGAATGTGATAcaagttttaatcaaataactcatctcaaaacacacatgagaactcacacaggagagaagccttttttgtgtaaagaatgtaataaaagtttcagtcaAGGGTGtgatctcaaaagacacatgagaatcCATACAGGAGACAAGCCTTTTCTATGTAAACAATGTGATACACGTTTTAACCGTATGTCTACTCTCAAAGatcacatgagaactcacacaggagagaagccttttccCTGTAAACAATGCGATACACGTTTTAATCGTATATCTACTCTCAAAGatcacatgagaactcacacaggagagaagccctttccttgtaaagaatgtgataaaagtttcagTCAACAGTGtgatctcaaaagacacatgacaATCCATACGGGAGAGAAGCCTTATTTGTGCAAAGAATGTGATAcaagttttaatcaaatgtctcatcttaaaacacacatgagaactcacacgaGAGAAGCCTTTACTTGTAAATAA